In Dryocola sp. LX212, the genomic stretch GCGCTGGAAGGCGTGGTGAAAAGCCACCCGTGGACCTACGCGCTAGTGCTGTTCCTGGTCTCGAAGCTGGTGAATAGCCAGGCCGCCGCGCTGACGGCGGTAGCGCCTATGGGGCTGATGCTGGGGGTAGAGCCGAAAATGCTGATCGCTTTCTTCCCGGCGTCCTACGGCTATTTTGTGCTGCCGACCTACCCAAGCGATCTCGCCTGCATCGGCTTTGACCGCTCGGGCACCACGCGAATCGGCAAGTTCATCATCAACCACAGCTTTATCCTGCCGGGCTTAATCGGCGTGAGCTGTGCCTGCGTGGCGAGCTACCTGCTGGTGATGACGTTCTTCTGATGAGGGAAATGCGGCGGATGACGCTAACGCTTATCCGCCCTGGGCCCCTGAATGGAGAGGGTGCTGCTAGTGCGCTTCGTTCTGCGGCGTAAACTTAAGCTCAATCAGCGAAATCGCTTTCTGAATAGCACGGCGGGTCACCGGGTCTGCCGCTGCGGGCTGGCTGGCAAAATCAATCGACTTCAGCTGCGCGGCCATTTTGTCGCGTACTTCCACCGGCGCTATCACATCAATCACGTCGAGGATCTGTTTAATAACCAGCTGGCAGGCCACCACGTCGGAAACCAGTTCCTGGTCGGCAGAGAGTTGTTCAGACATTTTTAATCTCCTGTTTCAGTATGCGCGCCATAGTACCCGCGGCAGCAATCGCGAGGCAAGATTCCATTCCGGAGAGCATCGT encodes the following:
- a CDS encoding DUF2766 family protein — its product is MSEQLSADQELVSDVVACQLVIKQILDVIDVIAPVEVRDKMAAQLKSIDFASQPAAADPVTRRAIQKAISLIELKFTPQNEAH